The DNA sequence GAAGCCCGGGTGTCCCGCCCCGACGGCACCGTGGTCCGGCCGGCGCGGGACTACCGCGACCGGGCCGGGCACGTCCTCGCCGTTTCCGACCGCCCCCGCGGCGCCCGCGCGGCGGCCGCGGCCGGCCTCGACCGCCTGCGTGCCGCCCTGATCCCGGAAGGCCCCCACCGATGACCCTGCGGTTCCTCATCGCCACGATCGCCCCGCTCACAACCCCGCCGCCGCGCGTCGCGAATGACTCATTCGGGGCGCCGGAGGTCGCGAATGAGTCATTCGCGACCTCCGGGCGAGCCGCCGAACCCCACCCGGAGACCCCGGAAGGAGCACCTCGATGACCATCGCCCCAGGCGGGACCGGCCGGCTCACCAGCCCCATCTCCGCCGCGGCCCGCGAAATCCTCTTCGACCGCGACACCGCCCCCGCCCCCGACCCGGTCGCCGCCGAACTCGGGCTGATCAGCCAGGTCGACCGCGCCCACGTCGTGATGCTCGCCGAACGCGGCATCGTCGAGCCCGGGCCCGCGGCCGCGCTGCTGGCCGGCATCGAAGACCTGCGGGCGCGGCGGTTCGCGCCGCTGCACGACGTCCCCGCGCCCCGCGGCCGCTACCTCGCCTACGAATCCCACCTGATCGACACCCTCGGCGCCGACGTCGGCGGCGTCCTCCACAGTGGACGGTCCCGCAACGACCTCAACGCCACGGTGGTCCGGCTCCGGCTGCGCGAACCGCACGAACGGCTGCTCGCCGAGTCCGGCGCCCTCGGCCGCGCGCTGCTGGACCGGGCCCGGCGCTGGGCCGAGGTCACCATGCCCGCCTACACCCACCACCAGCCGGCCGTGCCGATCACCTACGGCCACTACCTGGCCGGGGTGGCGAGCGCGCTCGTCCGGGACGTCGAAGGCGTGTGGCAGGCGGGGGCGGAACTGGACCAGAACCCGCTCGGCGCGGGCGCGGTCGGCGGCACGTCGCTGCCGGTCGACCAGCACCGCACCACCGCGCTGCTCGGGTTCGCCGCGCCGCTGGCGAACTCGCTGCACGCCGTCGCCTCGCGGGACCTGGTGCTGCGCCTGCTGTCCGCGGCCACCGTGCTCGGCGTGCTGCTCTGCCGCGTCTCGCACGACCTGCAGGCGTGGACCAGCGCCGAGGCCGGGCTGCTGCGCCTGGCCGACGACGTCGTCGGGTCGAGCTCGATGATGCCGCAGAAGCGGAACCCGTTCCTGCTGGAGCACGTCCAGGGCCGGGCGCTCGCGCCGCTCGGCGCGTTCACCGCGTCGGCGGGCGCGATGGCGACCGCGCGCTTCACCAACGCGATCGCGGTAGGCACCGAAGCCGTGGCCCCGGCGTGGACGGCGCTGGAAGCGGCGACCGACGCCGTCGTGCTGCTCCGGCTGGTCGTCGAGGGCGCCGAGCCGGTGCCGGAGCGGATGTACGAACGCGCGGTCGACGGCCAGACCGCGGCCACGCACCTCGCCGAACGGCTCGTCGACGCCGGCGTCCCGTTCCGGCAGGCCCACCACGACGTCGGCGCGATCGCCAAGGAAGCGCTGGCCGGGAACCTGCCGCTGCACGAGGTCGCGCGCGTCCGGCTCGCCGGGCAGCCGGCGCACGTCCTGGCCGCGCTCGACCCGGCCGAAGTCGCGCAGCACGCGGCCCACGGCGGCGGCCCGGCGCGGGAGTCCGTGCTCGCCGCCGTCGCCGAGGCCGAAACCGCGTTCGCCCGCATCCGCGCCGCCGCCGAAGAACGCCGCTGGCGCTGGAGCCAGGCCGAAATCGGCCTCGACGACGCCGTCCGAACCCTCATCCGCTGACCCGCAAGGAGCCTGTTGTGACCACTTTCGCCGACGACCTCGCGACCCTCCGCCCGGAGCCGGCGTCCGCCCAGGGCGCGCACGTCGAACTCCGCAGCGACACCTTCACCCTTCCCACGCCCACGATGCTCGAAGCCGCCGCCCGCGCCCCGCTCGGCGACGACGTCTACGGCGAGGACCCGACCGTGGACCGGCTGGAGCAGCTGTCCGCCGAACTGCTCGGCAAGCAGGCCGGCTGCCTGATGCCGAGCGGCACCATGGCCAACCTGACCGCGCTGCTGGCGCACTGCCCCCGCGGCGGCAAGGCGATCGTCGGGCACGAGTCCGACGTGTACGTCTACGAAGCCGGCGGCGCGTCGCTGTGCGGTGGCATCGTCTACGACCCGCTGCCGAACCTGCCCGACGGCACGATCGACCCGGCCGCGATCGCCGAGGCGTGCGCGGTCGACCGCAGCGACCCGCAGATCGCGCCGCCCGCCGTGCTCAGCCTGGAAACCCCGCAGAACCGTTGCGGCGGGCTGCCGCTGCAGCTGGACTACCTCAGCGAGGTGTCCCGGCTGATCCGCTCCCACGGCGTCGCCCTGCACCTCGACGGCGCCCGCCTGTTCAACGCGGCCGTCGCGCTCGGCGTCAGCCCGGCGGAGGTGGCCAAGCACGCGGACACCGTGCAGATCTGCCTGTCGAAGGGCCTGTGCGCCCCGATCGGCTCGGTCCTGGTCGGCGACCGCGTGACGATCGCGGCGGCCCGCCGGATGCGCAAGATGCTCGGCGGCGGCATGCGCCAGGCCGGGATGATCGCGGCCTGCGGCATCGTGGCCCTGACGGAGATGACCGAGCGCCTGGCCGACGACCACGCCCGCGCGGCCCGCCTGGCCCGTGGCCTGTCGCGCATCCCGGGCGTCCGGCTCGACCCGGGCCCGCCGCTGACGAACATGGTGTTCTTCAAGGTCCGCGACGACCGCTACACCACGCGCACCCTGATCGAGGCCGCTCGCCGCCGCGGCATCCGGGTGGAGGAACTGGGCCACGACCGCATCCGCGCGGTGACCCACGCGGGCGTGGACGACGACGCGGTCGACCGCGCGGTCTCGGTCTTCGGCGACCTCCTCGGCCACGACGCCATGGTCCGCTGACGGCGGTGTCTTGAATGAGTCGTTCAGGACCTCCGGTGACCTGAACGACTCATTCAAGACGTCGGCTCGTGCGGTCTGCCGGTGGCGCGGGAGACGTCACGAACGGGCCGTGATCGCCCGGCGCCAGAGTTCGGCGCAGGTTTCGGTCGCCGCGTCGAGGTCGCCCGGCGGCCGTGACGCGTGGTAGAAGACGCGCTCGGTCATCCAGCACAGCGCCCGGGCCACCGCCGCCGCGCCGGTCGGCCCGTCCCCGGCCGGCAGGCCCGCCCGGAGCAGGACGCCGGTCATCGCCTCGGCGTACGCGGCGACAGTTCCGTTCCACAGCCGGGCGATCCCGGGCACGGTGGGGGAGAGGTCGACGGCCGCGCGCATCACCGGGCCGTGGTCCCGCCACATCCGCCCGGTGAGCCGCACGGACGCCCGCGCGGTCTCCCCGGGGTCCGCACCCGCGTCCACCGAAGCGGCGTCCTGGCCGAGCACGGCGACCGTGCGCGCGACCAGCGCGGTGAGGACCTCCTGTTTGGACCCGAAGTAGAAGTACAGCGACGCGCGCGAGATCCCGGCGCCGGTGGCGATGGTCTCCACGGTCATCGGCTCGACGTGCTCGCGGTCGAGGAGGGCTTCGGCGGTGTCGAGGATCGCCTGTTCCCGCAGGTCGCCCTTGCGCGGTGCGTCCCGCCGCTTGCGCGTCGTGGCCATCAGGCGATCCTAGTTCGCGTCGATCCGGTGCCCCTCGGGGAAGTCGGTGGAGCGGGACAGCTCCGCCCACTTCCCGATCTCGGCGTCGACCGCCGAACGGCCCGCGGCGACCAGGCTCAGCGCGTCGGAGCCCAGGACCAGGTGGGACGGCGGCTCCGGCGACTCGAGGACGGCGAGGACGGCTTCGGCCGCCTTGGCGGGATCGCCGAGCTGGTTGCCGCTGGCGGCCCGGCGGGCCGCGCGGATCGGCCCGAACAGCTCGTCGTAGTCCGAAACGGACCGTTCGGTGCGCACCATCGAGCGGCCGGCCCAGTCGGTCCGGAACGAGCCCGGCTCGATCAGCGTGACGTGCACGCCGAAGCCGGCGACCTCCTTGCCGACGGTTTCCAGGATCCCCTCCACGGCGTACTTGCTGCCGCAGTAGAACGCCAGCCCGGGCACGGTCATCAGCCCGCCCATGGAGCTGACGGCGAAGACGTGCCCGGACCGGCGCTGCCGCATGAACGGCAGCACGGCCTGCACGGTCGCGGCGACGCCGAAGACGTTGGTGGCGAACTGCGCGCGCAGCTCCGCGATCGGCGACTCCTCGAACACCCCTTCGTGCCCGTAGCCGGCGTTGGCGATGAGCACGTCGATCGCGCCGACGCCGGCTTCGACGTCCCGCACGAGCGCGGACACGGCTTCGTCGTCGGTGACGTCGAGCCGCCGGGCGTGGGCGCGTCCGGGCGCGAGGGCTTCGAAGGCGGCGAGGTCGTCCTCGCGGCGCACGGTGCCCACGACGGTGTGCCCGGCCTCGAGCGCGCCCCGCGCGAAGGCGCGGCCGAGGCCGCTGCTGACACCGGTGATGAGGAAGGTCT is a window from the Amycolatopsis sp. cg9 genome containing:
- a CDS encoding GntG family PLP-dependent aldolase, which produces MTTFADDLATLRPEPASAQGAHVELRSDTFTLPTPTMLEAAARAPLGDDVYGEDPTVDRLEQLSAELLGKQAGCLMPSGTMANLTALLAHCPRGGKAIVGHESDVYVYEAGGASLCGGIVYDPLPNLPDGTIDPAAIAEACAVDRSDPQIAPPAVLSLETPQNRCGGLPLQLDYLSEVSRLIRSHGVALHLDGARLFNAAVALGVSPAEVAKHADTVQICLSKGLCAPIGSVLVGDRVTIAAARRMRKMLGGGMRQAGMIAACGIVALTEMTERLADDHARAARLARGLSRIPGVRLDPGPPLTNMVFFKVRDDRYTTRTLIEAARRRGIRVEELGHDRIRAVTHAGVDDDAVDRAVSVFGDLLGHDAMVR
- a CDS encoding oxidoreductase → MSSKTFLITGVSSGLGRAFARGALEAGHTVVGTVRREDDLAAFEALAPGRAHARRLDVTDDEAVSALVRDVEAGVGAIDVLIANAGYGHEGVFEESPIAELRAQFATNVFGVAATVQAVLPFMRQRRSGHVFAVSSMGGLMTVPGLAFYCGSKYAVEGILETVGKEVAGFGVHVTLIEPGSFRTDWAGRSMVRTERSVSDYDELFGPIRAARRAASGNQLGDPAKAAEAVLAVLESPEPPSHLVLGSDALSLVAAGRSAVDAEIGKWAELSRSTDFPEGHRIDAN
- a CDS encoding argininosuccinate lyase, whose product is MTIAPGGTGRLTSPISAAAREILFDRDTAPAPDPVAAELGLISQVDRAHVVMLAERGIVEPGPAAALLAGIEDLRARRFAPLHDVPAPRGRYLAYESHLIDTLGADVGGVLHSGRSRNDLNATVVRLRLREPHERLLAESGALGRALLDRARRWAEVTMPAYTHHQPAVPITYGHYLAGVASALVRDVEGVWQAGAELDQNPLGAGAVGGTSLPVDQHRTTALLGFAAPLANSLHAVASRDLVLRLLSAATVLGVLLCRVSHDLQAWTSAEAGLLRLADDVVGSSSMMPQKRNPFLLEHVQGRALAPLGAFTASAGAMATARFTNAIAVGTEAVAPAWTALEAATDAVVLLRLVVEGAEPVPERMYERAVDGQTAATHLAERLVDAGVPFRQAHHDVGAIAKEALAGNLPLHEVARVRLAGQPAHVLAALDPAEVAQHAAHGGGPARESVLAAVAEAETAFARIRAAAEERRWRWSQAEIGLDDAVRTLIR
- a CDS encoding TetR/AcrR family transcriptional regulator codes for the protein MATTRKRRDAPRKGDLREQAILDTAEALLDREHVEPMTVETIATGAGISRASLYFYFGSKQEVLTALVARTVAVLGQDAASVDAGADPGETARASVRLTGRMWRDHGPVMRAAVDLSPTVPGIARLWNGTVAAYAEAMTGVLLRAGLPAGDGPTGAAAVARALCWMTERVFYHASRPPGDLDAATETCAELWRRAITARS